In one Alnus glutinosa chromosome 12, dhAlnGlut1.1, whole genome shotgun sequence genomic region, the following are encoded:
- the LOC133852601 gene encoding B3 domain-containing protein At2g24670, giving the protein MTPEERKKKRLEDLKRKKCASFEKILEEVRAVASSKEEEERLLKERIVRDLVEFHARKAAKRLIKRENNEEEKEMPREFKKRISEMEGTDVVLVIQKQYPRKTGLSCLSIPETETRLDFLNGMEKKELQVCDEGIEVLLIEPCLEESKAWLKKQNTESGDLYVFALNGVVIGTTVQLWSFRIKETLCFALVKLN; this is encoded by the coding sequence ATGACGccggaagaaagaaagaaaaaaagattggaAGATTTGAAGCGCAAAAAATGTGCATCTTTTGAGAAGATTCTGGAAGAGGTTAGAGCGGTTGCGAGTTCtaaggaagaggaagaaaggcTGCTGAAGGAAAGGATCGTGAGGGATTTGGTTGAATTCCACGCCAGAAAAGCCGCAAAGCGCTTGATCAAGAGAGAAAACaacgaagaagaaaaggaaatgcCAAGGGAGTTCAAGAAGCGTATCAGTGAGATGGAAGGAACCGACGTCGTGTTGGTGATACAGAAGCAATATCCGCGTAAAACTGGTTTAAGCTGCCTTTCGATACCGGAGACCGAAACCCGACTGGATTTTCTCAACGGGATGGAGAAGAAAGAATTACAAGTTTGCGACGAAGGTATCGAGGTTTTACTGATTGAGCCGTGTCTCGAGGAGTCGAAGGCATGGCTGAAGAAGCAAAACACTGAGAGCGGCGATTTGTACGTGTTCGCTTTGAACGGAGTTGTGATCGGTACGACGGTGCAGCTCTGGTCCTTTCGGATCAAGGAAACACTCTGTTTTGCGCTTGTTAAGCTCAATTAG